Proteins from a genomic interval of Caulobacter rhizosphaerae:
- a CDS encoding LytTR family DNA-binding domain-containing protein — MTSKAALLGSPRDWAIDFAVATGVGAFLGVVGPYGSFFNGPLGVRLAYWIGVTWIGAAVFGLAVRLSLAAGRRLNVPAWFMAAVAALLGAAAQAAIVAQVAVALWPHLKRFTPFIWYIQCLAISIPLVVAYLLMRPRLLGPADAPPVPISPQLPEPGPAAEVTGAPVLCLRMEDHYVRVHTLGGSRLVAGPFERVIDGMAQEGLRVHRSWWVARAAVTGVIADGRNLRLTLRGDLSAPVSRASVARLREAGWLKAEPSGGN; from the coding sequence ATGACCTCCAAGGCCGCGCTTCTCGGTTCACCTCGCGACTGGGCGATCGACTTCGCCGTGGCGACCGGGGTGGGCGCGTTCCTGGGCGTGGTTGGTCCGTACGGCAGCTTCTTCAATGGTCCTCTCGGCGTTCGCCTGGCCTATTGGATCGGGGTGACCTGGATCGGGGCGGCGGTCTTCGGCCTGGCCGTGCGCCTGTCGCTGGCCGCGGGCCGACGCCTGAACGTGCCGGCCTGGTTCATGGCGGCGGTGGCGGCCCTGCTGGGCGCGGCCGCGCAGGCGGCGATCGTCGCCCAGGTGGCGGTGGCGCTCTGGCCTCACCTGAAGCGCTTCACGCCGTTCATCTGGTACATCCAGTGCCTGGCGATCTCGATCCCCCTGGTGGTCGCCTACCTGCTGATGCGGCCGCGCCTGTTGGGACCGGCCGACGCGCCTCCGGTGCCGATCTCGCCCCAACTGCCCGAACCCGGGCCTGCAGCCGAGGTCACGGGCGCGCCGGTGCTCTGCCTGCGCATGGAGGACCACTATGTGCGGGTCCACACGCTGGGCGGTTCGCGCCTGGTGGCCGGGCCGTTCGAGCGGGTGATCGACGGCATGGCGCAGGAGGGCCTGCGCGTGCATCGCTCGTGGTGGGTGGCCCGGGCGGCGGTGACCGGGGTCATCGCCGACGGCCGCAACCTGCGCCTGACCCTGCGGGGCGACCTCAGCGCGCCGGTTTCCCGCGCCTCCGTGGCCAGGCTTCGCGAGGCCGGCTGGCTGAAGGCGGAGCCCTCTGGCGGAAACTAG
- the ctrA gene encoding response regulator transcription factor CtrA: MRVLLIEDDSATAQTIELMLKSEGFNVYTTDLGEEGVDLGKIYDYDLILLDLNLPDMSGLDVLRTLRVAKVNTPIMILSGSAEIDTKVKTFSGGADDYMTKPFHKDEMIARIHAVVRRSKGHAQSVIKTGDIIVNLDAKTVEVNGNRVHLTGKEYQMLELLSLRKGTTLTKEMFLNHLYGGMDEPELKIIDVFICKLRKKLAASAQGKHHIETVWGRGYVLRDPNEQVNAA; the protein is encoded by the coding sequence ATGCGCGTACTGTTGATCGAGGATGACAGCGCCACCGCGCAGACCATCGAGCTGATGCTGAAGTCTGAAGGCTTCAACGTCTACACGACGGATCTTGGCGAAGAAGGCGTGGATCTGGGCAAGATCTATGACTACGATCTCATCCTGCTGGACCTGAATCTGCCCGACATGAGCGGCCTGGATGTTCTGCGCACCCTGCGGGTGGCGAAGGTGAACACCCCGATCATGATCCTGTCGGGCAGCGCCGAAATCGACACGAAGGTGAAGACCTTCTCGGGCGGCGCCGACGACTACATGACCAAGCCGTTCCACAAGGACGAGATGATCGCCCGCATCCACGCGGTGGTCCGTCGTTCGAAGGGTCACGCCCAGTCGGTGATCAAGACCGGCGACATCATCGTCAACCTCGACGCCAAGACCGTCGAAGTGAACGGCAACCGCGTGCATCTGACCGGCAAGGAATATCAGATGCTGGAGCTGCTCTCCCTGCGCAAGGGCACGACCCTGACCAAGGAGATGTTCCTCAACCACCTGTACGGCGGCATGGACGAGCCGGAGCTGAAGATCATCGACGTCTTCATCTGCAAGCTGCGCAAAAAGCTGGCGGCTTCGGCCCAGGGCAAGCACCACATCGAGACCGTCTGGGGCCGCGGCTATGTGCTGCGCGACCCGAACGAACAGGTCAACGCCGCGTAA
- a CDS encoding helix-turn-helix domain-containing protein — MAADQEPHLVDVHVGARIRMRRKSMGLSQTQLADSVGITFQQLQKYERGTNRVSASKLYGMAVTLQTSVAWFFEGMPPEADGAGDQRTQAVRRFLATEEGVELASLVPQLPIAQRRQILALAKTLSSEGDDETAAAP, encoded by the coding sequence TTGGCCGCCGATCAAGAACCTCACCTCGTCGATGTCCATGTGGGCGCGCGCATCCGCATGCGCCGCAAGTCCATGGGCCTGAGCCAGACCCAACTGGCCGACAGCGTGGGGATCACCTTCCAGCAACTGCAGAAGTACGAACGTGGGACCAACCGCGTCAGCGCCTCCAAGCTCTATGGCATGGCCGTGACGCTGCAAACCTCGGTGGCCTGGTTCTTCGAAGGCATGCCGCCCGAGGCGGACGGCGCGGGCGACCAGCGGACCCAGGCCGTGCGCCGCTTCCTGGCGACCGAAGAGGGCGTGGAGCTGGCCTCCCTGGTGCCGCAGCTGCCGATAGCCCAGCGCCGACAGATCCTGGCCCTGGCCAAGACGTTGAGCTCCGAGGGCGACGACGAGACGGCGGCGGCGCCCTAA
- a CDS encoding endo-1,4-beta-xylanase, with the protein MARRAGGGLHRRAVLTGALALSACGPQAAKSQPAPLPPLKTLAPFRVGACVQALHLDDPALAALLAREVSQLTPEWQMKMEYIVQPDGSFRFDAPDRIAAFARAHGMGLLGHTLVWYAQAPEAFARLDENRIGFTDAYRNYILAVAGRYRGQVVGWDVVNEAVAEDGDGWRDSLWAQRLGAFDHIALAYRTAREADPDAALLLNDYNLEYFPRKRATYLNLAERLLASGAPLTGLGTQMHVAADVPPGEITRMIRELASLGLPIHISELDVSLTRAENKLLSRAELQRRQAAVYAEAAEAFMALPERQRFAFTVWGLRDRDSWLTAENAADAPAIFDNAGRPKAGAVALAEAFRR; encoded by the coding sequence GTGGCCCGGAGGGCCGGAGGGGGCCTGCACCGTCGCGCGGTGCTGACCGGCGCCCTGGCCCTGTCCGCCTGCGGTCCCCAGGCCGCCAAGAGCCAACCCGCGCCCCTGCCGCCGCTGAAGACCCTGGCCCCGTTCCGCGTCGGCGCCTGCGTCCAGGCCCTGCACCTGGACGATCCCGCCCTGGCCGCCCTGCTGGCCCGCGAGGTCAGCCAACTGACGCCCGAGTGGCAGATGAAGATGGAGTACATCGTCCAGCCGGACGGGTCCTTCCGCTTCGACGCCCCCGATCGCATCGCCGCCTTCGCCCGCGCCCACGGCATGGGCCTGCTGGGCCACACCCTGGTCTGGTACGCCCAGGCGCCGGAAGCCTTCGCGCGGCTGGACGAAAACCGCATCGGCTTCACCGACGCTTATCGCAACTACATCCTCGCGGTCGCCGGCCGCTATCGTGGCCAGGTGGTCGGCTGGGACGTGGTCAACGAGGCGGTGGCCGAGGACGGCGACGGCTGGCGCGACAGCCTGTGGGCCCAGCGCCTGGGCGCCTTCGACCACATCGCCCTGGCCTATCGCACGGCGCGCGAGGCGGACCCCGACGCGGCCCTGCTGCTGAACGACTACAATCTCGAATACTTCCCCCGAAAGCGCGCCACCTATCTGAACCTGGCCGAGCGCCTGCTGGCCTCGGGCGCGCCGCTGACCGGCCTGGGCACCCAGATGCACGTGGCGGCCGACGTCCCGCCGGGCGAGATCACCCGAATGATCCGCGAACTGGCCAGCCTGGGCCTGCCGATCCACATTTCGGAACTGGACGTGTCGCTGACCCGCGCCGAGAACAAGCTGCTGTCCCGCGCCGAGTTGCAGCGCCGCCAGGCGGCCGTCTACGCTGAAGCCGCCGAGGCCTTCATGGCCCTGCCCGAGCGGCAGCGCTTCGCCTTCACCGTCTGGGGCCTGCGCGACCGCGATTCGTGGCTGACCGCCGAGAACGCCGCCGACGCCCCGGCCATCTTCGACAACGCCGGCCGGCCCAAGGCTGGCGCCGTCGCCCTGGCCGAAGCCTTCAGGCGTTAG
- a CDS encoding DUF4282 domain-containing protein, with protein MASARNSKARGSNGLFWDLLTFDRLVTGPVIHLIYWAGLGVVALFAFSVVGAAVGLALKEPGLQSLLLAFPVLIAGLLVAAAMVLLWRAFCEFYVAIFRISEDLRALRQASDADHAVAAATRPPAQKPVG; from the coding sequence ATGGCTTCGGCCAGAAATTCCAAGGCGCGTGGTTCGAACGGGCTGTTCTGGGACCTGCTGACGTTCGACCGTCTCGTCACGGGGCCGGTGATTCACCTGATCTATTGGGCGGGGCTGGGCGTGGTGGCCCTGTTCGCCTTCTCGGTGGTCGGCGCCGCCGTCGGCCTGGCGCTGAAGGAGCCGGGCCTGCAGTCGCTGCTGCTGGCCTTCCCGGTGCTGATCGCGGGCCTGCTGGTCGCCGCCGCCATGGTGCTGCTGTGGCGCGCCTTCTGCGAGTTCTACGTCGCCATCTTCCGGATCAGCGAAGACCTGCGCGCCCTGCGCCAGGCCAGCGACGCCGATCACGCCGTGGCCGCCGCCACGCGTCCGCCGGCGCAGAAGCCGGTCGGCTGA
- the fliI gene encoding flagellar protein export ATPase FliI has product MRSLIAAVERIDPLTIFGRVAAVNGLLIEARGGLTRLAVGARVEIERLGLPVLPAEVVGFRETRALLMPFGPVEGVAPGAVIKIMPEGAVVRPTKAWLGRIINAFGEPIDGLGPLPQGEVPYPLKTPPPPAHARGRVGERLDLGVRSMNVFTTTCRGQRLGIFAGSGVGKSVLLSMLAKEATCDAVVVGLIGERGREVREFIEETLGEEGLKRAIVVVATSDEPALTRRQAAYMTLAVAEFLRDQDQEVLCLMDSVTRFAMAQREIGLAAGEPPTTKGYTPTVFTELPKLLERAGPGPIRPDGTTAAPITALFTVLVDGDDHNEPIADAARGILDGHIVMERAIAERGRFPAINVLKSISRTMPGCQTLEEREVVKAARQSLAAYSNMEELIRIGAYRAGADPIIDRAIRLNPAVEAFLSQSPDEATSLDDSFGYLAHILQSDAA; this is encoded by the coding sequence TTGCGTAGCCTGATCGCCGCCGTCGAACGTATCGATCCGCTGACCATCTTCGGTCGCGTCGCCGCCGTGAACGGCCTCCTGATCGAGGCTCGCGGCGGGCTGACCCGGCTGGCCGTCGGCGCCCGGGTCGAGATCGAGCGCCTGGGTCTGCCGGTGCTGCCCGCCGAGGTGGTCGGCTTCCGCGAAACCCGCGCCCTGCTGATGCCGTTCGGCCCCGTCGAGGGCGTGGCCCCCGGCGCGGTGATCAAGATCATGCCCGAGGGCGCCGTGGTCCGCCCGACCAAGGCCTGGCTGGGCCGCATCATCAACGCGTTCGGCGAACCGATCGACGGCCTTGGACCTCTTCCGCAAGGCGAGGTCCCCTACCCCCTGAAAACCCCGCCCCCGCCGGCCCACGCCCGCGGCCGTGTGGGCGAGCGCCTGGACCTGGGCGTGCGGTCGATGAACGTCTTCACCACCACCTGCCGTGGCCAGCGTCTCGGCATCTTCGCCGGTTCGGGCGTGGGCAAATCGGTGCTGCTGTCGATGCTGGCCAAGGAGGCGACCTGCGACGCCGTCGTGGTCGGGCTGATCGGCGAACGGGGCCGCGAGGTCCGCGAGTTCATCGAGGAGACCCTGGGCGAGGAAGGCCTCAAGCGCGCCATCGTCGTGGTCGCCACCTCGGACGAACCCGCCCTGACCCGCCGCCAGGCCGCCTACATGACCCTGGCCGTCGCCGAGTTCCTGCGCGACCAGGACCAGGAAGTGCTCTGCCTGATGGACTCGGTGACCCGCTTCGCCATGGCCCAGCGCGAGATCGGCCTGGCCGCCGGCGAGCCGCCGACCACAAAGGGCTACACCCCCACCGTCTTCACCGAGTTGCCCAAGCTGCTCGAGCGCGCCGGCCCCGGCCCGATCCGTCCCGACGGCACCACGGCCGCCCCGATCACCGCCCTGTTCACCGTGCTGGTCGACGGCGACGACCACAACGAGCCGATCGCCGACGCCGCCCGCGGCATCCTGGACGGCCACATCGTCATGGAGCGGGCCATCGCCGAGCGCGGCCGCTTTCCCGCGATCAACGTCCTGAAGTCCATCAGCCGGACCATGCCCGGCTGCCAGACGCTGGAGGAGCGCGAGGTGGTCAAGGCCGCCCGCCAGAGCCTGGCGGCCTATTCGAACATGGAAGAGCTGATCCGCATCGGCGCCTACCGCGCCGGGGCCGATCCGATCATCGACCGCGCCATCCGCCTCAACCCGGCCGTCGAGGCCTTCCTCAGCCAGAGCCCCGACGAGGCCACCAGCCTCGACGACAGCTTCGGCTACCTCGCTCACATCCTGCAGAGTGACGCCGCCTAG
- a CDS encoding alpha/beta hydrolase family protein: MRPSFAVLALALTALLSAPALAAQAQSAAPAVRGMTTDVGFKVVMVPDGSGAPIKVGIWYPTDTPATAPARGMDDLPVAAGAPITGDRLPLVVMSHGNGGWFGGHYDTAIALAKAGFVVAALTHTGDNYEDQSRATDMANRPRQIHVLIDYMLKDWEDHDRLDADRVGAFGFSSGGFTVLAAAGGELDGARLQPHCRDHPTHYDCQLLLRAPPSPGAFAGWVHDARIKAVVSAAPALGYAFKAETLKGLRQPVQLWRAEDDEILPDPFHASAVHASLPNADYHVVAKARHFDFLTPCNAYARKNLAFLCNSDPGFDRAAFHKDFNAAVTAFFKANLTKP; encoded by the coding sequence ATGCGACCATCGTTCGCCGTCCTCGCCCTGGCGCTCACCGCCCTGCTGAGCGCCCCGGCCCTCGCCGCCCAGGCCCAATCCGCCGCGCCCGCCGTCCGCGGCATGACGACAGACGTCGGCTTCAAGGTCGTCATGGTCCCCGATGGGTCGGGCGCGCCGATCAAGGTCGGGATCTGGTATCCGACCGACACGCCCGCCACCGCGCCAGCGCGGGGCATGGACGACCTGCCGGTGGCCGCCGGCGCGCCGATCACCGGAGATCGCCTGCCGCTGGTGGTGATGTCGCACGGCAACGGCGGCTGGTTCGGCGGCCACTACGACACCGCCATCGCCCTGGCCAAGGCCGGCTTCGTCGTCGCCGCCCTGACCCATACCGGCGACAACTACGAGGACCAGAGCCGCGCCACCGACATGGCCAACCGCCCTCGGCAGATCCACGTGCTGATCGACTACATGCTCAAGGACTGGGAGGACCACGACCGCCTGGACGCCGATCGGGTCGGCGCCTTCGGCTTCTCGTCGGGCGGTTTCACGGTGCTGGCCGCGGCCGGCGGCGAGTTGGACGGCGCGCGCCTCCAGCCGCACTGCCGGGACCATCCCACGCACTACGACTGCCAGCTGCTGCTGCGCGCGCCGCCGTCGCCGGGCGCCTTCGCCGGCTGGGTCCATGACGCGCGGATCAAGGCCGTGGTCTCGGCCGCCCCCGCCCTGGGCTACGCCTTCAAGGCCGAGACCCTGAAGGGCCTGCGCCAGCCGGTCCAACTGTGGCGGGCCGAGGACGACGAGATCCTGCCCGATCCGTTCCACGCCAGCGCCGTCCACGCGTCCCTGCCGAACGCCGACTACCATGTCGTGGCCAAGGCCCGGCACTTCGACTTCCTGACGCCCTGCAACGCCTATGCGCGCAAGAACCTGGCCTTCCTGTGCAACAGCGACCCCGGCTTCGACCGGGCGGCGTTCCACAAGGACTTCAACGCGGCGGTCACGGCCTTCTTCAAGGCCAATCTGACGAAACCCTAG